In Triticum aestivum cultivar Chinese Spring chromosome 5B, IWGSC CS RefSeq v2.1, whole genome shotgun sequence, the following proteins share a genomic window:
- the LOC123114144 gene encoding squamosa promoter-binding-like protein 6: MEAARVGSQSRHLYGGGLGGVLEQARREKRVFGWDLNDWSWDSERFVATPVPAAVGNGLSLNSTPSSSEEAEAEVARNGNGRVDSDKRKRVVVIHDDEDEKDEDPVGNSNNVLSLRIGGSSVAGGTAEDGGVNEEDRNGKKIRVQGGSSSGPACQVEGCCADLSAAKDYHRRHKVCEMHAKANTAVVGNTIQRFCQQCSRFHLLQEFDEGKRSCRRRLAGHNKRRRKTRPENAVGGTPIEEKVSSYLLLSLLGICANLNSDNAEHLQGQELLSNLWRNLGNVAKSLDPKELCKLLEACQSMQNRSNAGTSEAANALVNTAAAEAAGPSNSKAPFANGGDCGQTSSAVLPVQSNATMVATTETPACKFRNFDLNDTCNDMEGFEDGSNCPSWIRQDSTQSPPQTSGNSDSTSAQSLSSSNGDAQCRTDKIVFKLFEKVPSELPPILRSQILGWLSSSPTDIESHIRPGCIILTVYLRLVESSWRELSENMSVYLDKLSSSSADNFWTSGLVFVMVRHQIAFMHNGQVMLDRPLAPNSHHYCKVLCVSPVAAPYSATVNFRVEGFNLVSSSSRLICSIEGRCIFEEDTSIMADDTEDEDIEYLNFCCSLPGTRGRGFIEVEDSGFSNGFFPFIVAEQNVCSEVCELESIFKSSSLEQPDNDIAMNQALEFLHELGWLLHRVNIISKHDKVEPPVPAFNLLRFRNLGIFAMEREWCAVTKMLLDLLFDGFVDAGLQSPKDVVLSENLLHSAVRGKSARMVRFLLTYKPNKNLKETAETYLFRPDAQGPSAFTPLHIAAATSDAEDVLDALTDDPGLVGLNAWRNARDEIGFTPEDYARQSGNDAYINLVQKKIDKHLGKGHVVLGVPSSMCPGITDGMKAGDISLEICKAMPMTTTSAARCNICSCQGKMYPNSLARTFLYRPAMFTVMGVAVICVCVGILLHTLPKVYAAPNFRWELLERGAM; this comes from the exons ATGGAGGCGGCCAGGGTGGGGTCGCAGAGCCGCCACCTGTACGGAGGCGGGCTGGGTGGCGTGCTTGAGCAGGCCAGGCGCGAGAAGAGGGTGTTCGGCTGGGACCTCAATGATTGGAGCTGGGACAGCGAGCGCTTCGTCGCCACGCCGGTGCCTGCGGCAGTGGGGAATGGCCTGTCGCTCAACAGTACGCCGTCTTCCTCAGAGGAAGCCGAGGCTGAGGTGGCTAGGAATGGTAACGGGAGAGTTGACTCTGACAAGAGGAAGCGAGTGGTTGTCATTCATGACGATGAAGATGAGAAGGATGAGGACCCGGTGGGGAACAGTAACAATGTGCTCAGCTTGAGAATTGGTGGCAGCTCTGTTGCCGGCGGAACGGCGGAGGATGGCGGTGTGAACGAGGAGGACAGAAATGGTAAGAAGATCAGGGTGCAGGGCGGAAGCTCAAGCGGTCCGGCGTGTCAGGTGGAGGGCTGCTGCGCGGACCTTAGCGCGGCAAAGGATTACCATCGGCGGCACAAGGTCTGCGAGATGCATGCCAAGGCCAACACCGCGGTGGTCGGAAATACCATCCAGCGGTTCTGCCAGCAATGCAGCAG ATTTCACCTTCTTCAAGAATTTGATGAAGGAAAGCGCAGCTGTCGCCGGCGTTTAGCAGGCCATAATAAACGTAGGAGGAAAACCCGCCCTGAAAATGCTGTTGGTGGGACTCCTATTGAGGAAAAAGTTAGCAGTTATTTATTGTTGAGTCTTCTTGGAATATGCGCCAATTTGAACT CTGACAATGCTGAGCATTTACAAGGTCAGGAGTTGCTATCCAATCTTTGGAGAAACTTGGGGAATGTTGCCAAATCATTGGATCCAAAAGAACTTTGTAAACTCCTGGAGGCGTGTCAGAGCATGCAAAATCGATCAAATGCTGGGACCTCTGAAGCAGCTAATGCTTTGGTGAATACAGCTGCAGCAGAGGCTGCAGGACCATCTAACTCTAAGGCTCCTTTTGCGAATGGTGGTGACTGCGGGCAGACGTCATCTGCTGTTCTACCAGTACAATCAAATGCTACCATGGTGGCAACTACCG AGACTCCAGCATGCAAGTTTAGGAATTTTGATTTGAATGACACTTGCAATGATATGGAAGGCTTTGAGGATGGTTCAAATTGCCCATCATGGATACGACAAGATTCTACTCAAAGCCCACCACAGACTAGTGGTAATTCGGATTCAACATCAGCTCAGTCATTGTCAAGCTCAAATGGAGATGCTCAG TGTCGGACTGATAAAATTGTATTCAAGCTTTTTGAGAAAGTTCCTAGTGAATTACCTCCAATTTTGCGATCACAG ATCCTTGGTTGGTTGTCCAGTAGCCCTACTGATATAGAGAGCCATATTAGACCTGGCTGTATTATCCTGACAGTTTATCTTCGTTTAGTTGAGTCTTCATGGAGGGAG CTCTCTGAGAATATGAGTGTATATCTGGATAAGCTCTCAAGTAGTTCCGCTGATAACTTTTGGACATCTGGTTTGGTATTTGTGATGGTACGGCATCAAATTGCTTTCATGCACAATG GTCAAGTTATGTTGGACAGACCACTGGCACCTAATTCTCACCATTACTGCAAGGTCTTATGTGTTAGTCCGGTTGCTGCTCCTTATTCAGCAACAGTTAATTTCAGGGTAGAAGGCTTCAACTTAGTCAGTTCTTCCTCAAG GCTCATTTGCTCAATTGAAGGGCGTTGTATATTCGAGGAGGACACATCTATTATGGCTGATGATACTGAGGATGAAGATATTGAATATCTCAACTTTTGTTGTTCTCTCCCTGGTACAAGAGGAAGAGGATTCATAGAG GTTGAAGATAGTGGATTTAGTAATGGTTTCTTCCCCTTCATAGTTGCTGAGCAGAATGTATGCTCTGAGGTTTGTGAGCTGGAGAGCATATTTAAGTCATCCAGTCTTGAGCAGCCAGACAATGACATTGCCATGAATCAAGCTTTAGAGTTTCTACATGAGCTGGGGTGGCTTCTTCATAGAGTTAACATAATTTCTAAGCATGATAAAGTGGAGCCGCCTGTACCTGCCTTTAACCTGCTGAGATTCAGGAATCTTGGTATATTTGCGATGGAGCGGGAGTGGTGTGCTGTGACCAAAATGCTGTTAGATTTGTTATTTGATGGATTTGTTGATGCTGGGTTGCAGTCTCCCAAAGATGTGGTATTGTCAGAAAATTTGCTACACTCTGCTGTGCGAGGAAAATCTGCCCGAATGGTTAGATTTCTGCTGACATACAAGCCGAACAAAAACCTGAAGGAAACTGCAGAGACATACCTATTCAGACCTGATGCTCAGGGCCCTTCTGCATTTACGCCCCTCCATATAGCAGCCGCTACTAGTGATGCAGAGGATGTATTGGATGCATTGACTGATGACCCTGGACTG GTGGGACTCAATGCATGGAGAAATGCGAGAGACGAGATAGGCTTTACCCCTGAAGATTACGCTCGCCAAAGTGGCAACGATGCTTACATCAATCTTGTCCAGAAGAAGATTGACAAGCATCTTGGCAAAGGTCATGTTGTCCTCGGCGTTCCTAGCAGCATGTGCCCTGGAATAACCGATGGGATGAAGGCAGGTGATATCAGCCTTGAGATCTGCAAAGCCATGCCAATGACAACAACATCCGCCGCAAGGTGCAACATCTGCAGTTGTCAGGGTAAGATGTACCCCAATTCCTTAGCCAGGACCTTCCTGTACAGGCCAGCAATGTTCACTGTGATGGGTGTCGCCGTGATCTGCGTTTGCGTCGGAATACTCCTCCATACCCTCCCCAAGGTTTATGCTGCACCGAATTTCAGATGGGAGCTGTTAGAGCGCGGAGCCATGTGA